Within the Helicoverpa armigera isolate CAAS_96S chromosome 8, ASM3070526v1, whole genome shotgun sequence genome, the region tactacGTTCTTAGTTGATGTCAATTCtgtgtacctaatattttatgatttaataTGAAACGATTCTATCACCACTTCATTGAGATGGAACGCTCAGAATGATTGCACAAAGCACAGCTCCCTACAGTATGCGTCTACCAGATTTATTACTCTCATAAACTGTAATATTGCCCAAGTAATAAAGGATACGTACAACATAACTGCGTTCTCCAACTCACGAATGATATAAGTGCAATCACTGGCTGATATCATACGCTTATATACCAACAGTACAAGACTTTAGTTCTCATGCATTTAGATGTGTAATGTGTAATGTGCATTTTATATGGACCAATTTCAAATGAAGAACTTtatgtttctttcttttttatttggctTTATGCCTGCTAGTTTGACTTATGgcagttacaaaaaaaaaggaaaagatATTTGAAACACAAACATTGCCCCGTTTTATATCCGCACACATTTGGTTCACGCGCGGTTACTAAGGGCAGACACCAACACAGCAATAAATCATCCCTAAACTCGGAAACTTTCCATTCCGAACCCATTATATTTGACGGCGTATGTCAGCGAGACACTTCCTCATTCCACTACCTTACCTTTGTGAAAGCACTCAATAAAAGTGCTGTCATTACGAGAGAAGGTAATGTAGATTTCAAAATAGAGATTGCATTATTCTATCGCTTTTCAGATCTGAACAAAAAGGggaataaaatacaaatgaaaGTCGCGTTCCCGTCGCCACCAATATGGCGGCAAAGTCACTGCGGGAATATTCCACTGTGGTTGTATTACCTTAGCGATTCAGGAATCGAACGAGCATAATAATAGCCGTACTAAGTATAGGAATATTTTCCCTATTAGCGCACCCCGCCCATATCGGTTAGTGGCAGAACTTTCACATGGAAACTCAATAACGCAACGGTCAGCTAATATCGCCTGAAATATGCATGGGTGAGGTCTTTCCGTTGTGTTTTGTTGGCGCGAAAAATGATTAGGTGGGTAGTAGCCGTGCACGGGACCCTGGGGACACAAGTTTGATTGCTGTACAGACTCCATCCACTCCATCCATTGTTGTTTGTTGTGAGATGAATATATTACTTTAGTATGACTGTTTTCACCGACACTAAAGCCTAATGCAACTTTGTCGTGATTTAGTGGTTGTCCTGTTTATATTCTGCTTATACTTAtattcattttttgttttaacagaCGTTACCATGACGATGCGTATCCATTCGACGGGCGCGGAGCGATCCTTGCGCACGCGTTCTTCCCCGGCACTGGTCGCGGCGGAGACGCACATTTTGACGATGACGAGCTCTGGCTGTTGCAACCAAGGGATGACGATGAAGAAGGTAAGGACTTGCACCTTATTTTAAGTGCTTCCGGTTACCCCAAATAATTTCAATCCTTAGCACGTTTTATTGCTTTTGATCAGCAATAGGTATGTAGTTGATGTTTAATAAACCCGTGCTCCATTATAATAACAGCCACATTGTTTATAGTTGGCTATAGTTTGCAAACATAAACGCGTGGTGATGCACGTACGTAATTAACAGATTTCCAATGAATTTGCAGAGCTTCCGTGAAAAGTTCACGTGTAGCTCGGAAATGAGCATGTTGCGGTCAGCCATGTTTTGACATGCAAATGTCGAAAGTGCCGGAATACGCCGCTCACCTTAGTTGTTACACGCCCACCGTATTGCCTTTTGTAGCCTGATGGGGATAATATCACTGAATTTCAGCTTTCATTGTAAAATGTCGCCTGTATAAACGGCTAATTTggaacaaaattaaacattatatacCTAGCCGGAgtttagtttgtttgaacgtgcttaTCTAGCAGGAGTTtgaatctttcagtgttagatatccAATATATCGATAAAGATTACGGCGTAGACTAGTATATGTACGAGTAGTACATATATGTTAACATTTTCAGGTCATATATAATAACAAAGGGACCAGCTTTTAGTAATCGCAGTCGTTACAGTTCATAAAGCTATGAGAATTACGTCATCGGAATAATGGACATAGTATAGGAGGTGTCCGAAGCGAGCCAAGTGTGGTCGTCGCATGTATAGTGTAAACACGACAGTAGCCGATAGGTGGCGACCGCAGGCGGGCGGGCGCCGCTACGATTACTGGGCACACGTGATAATTTACACGGACAACGGACGGGAACAACGCCACTTCCAATTGTATTCGGCTAGCCATGTGTAAATATCCACCTTTATTTGACTGAACCCACATACCTACCAACTAAATCTATAGAAACCTATAGGCACCACTAGCTGATATTGCTAAAATGACGAGTTCGTTGGAGAAAAATCTGTTTTCATGAATGTCCATGGTATATTtcaattgtgttttttttttcaggaacgTCACTGTTTGCAGTGGCTGCACACGAGTTTGGACATTCTCTGGGCCTCAGTCATAGTTCTGTGAAGGGCGCGCTTATGTTTCCGTGGTACCAAGGCATTCAACCAAACTTTGTGTTACCAGAAGACGACCGCAATGGTATCCAGCAAATGTATGGTAAGCATCGTAAATAATTGAGTTATGATGTCAGCTGCATCTTAGTGAAATGAtgataaataatcattatttagaCATGACCTATATTCTAACTCTTTATTTCTAGGGCCTAAAAAGAGTACGAAATGGGCCAAAATACCGTATTACCGTCCAGCTGAGCCGCCACCAACTACGACTACCACCACGACCACCACTACCACCACGACAACTACAACCAGGAGGCCGTACATCAACCAACACCACAACAGACATCAAGATAGATACCCCAACCGGCCATACACCCCATACCCACGCATTCCCAGCAAATACCCTGCATACTACCCGGAGAAACCCAACCATTACCCGTATCACCCCGACCGCCGCCATTACAACTCAAGCGAAGAACATCCTCGACGCACGAATCATCATCATAACTTCCGTCCCACGGAGACGACCAGCCATCCTACCACGTACCGCCCACGCTACCCCTATGTGCAGCCAGAGTACCCGAGCAATCCCAGACCGAATTATCCAAATGATCCGAGACAAGATAACCCTAGGAAGCCGTATTACCCGGAGAAGACGACGCAACGAACAACGACCACCACACCTTCGGACAAACCTGACAAGTGTGACACAAGTTATGATGCAGTCGCCCTTATACGTGGTGAACTCttcatattcaaaaatagaGTAAGTACTTGTCGCTATTGTATATTCATGAAAATCCCtctaattaaacatttaatttttcgaTATATTGAAGTAATGAcagtttctcttttttttcttagccttaCCATGTATTTCACCGAACTGATCTTAATCTTTACTTTTCCAGTACCATTGGAGGATAGGAGCTAATGGACATTACCCTGGGTATCCAATGGAAACTACGAGAATGTGGCCCAGTCTACCGAGAGATCTTACCCACGTCGACGCTGTTTATGAAAGACCAGATCGAAAAATAGCTATTTTTATTGGTAAGAACACACACACTTTCGATTTTTCTTCCCAAAAAGGTGGTTTTCTATTcggttcttttttttctttatctaaccttttcattttatttcaggtaaagaactatacttatttaattctcAATATCTGGTGCCGGGATACCCGAAACCACTATCCACGTTCGGCCTTCCTGAAAGTTTGGACAAACTAGACGCTGCCATGGTCTGGGGTCATAACGGCAACACCTATTTCTATAGCGGCACTATGTACTGGAAGTaagttacttatatttttaaccctCTTCGTTAGGGATAAACTACATTATATCTGACACTATTTTAGTTTTTCCTAAAAAGTACCAAGGtcctaaataattatttgctttCAGATATGATGAAGAAAAAGGTCGTGTTGACTACGATTACCCTCGCAACATGGCCATGTGGAAGGGCGTGGGGTACAATATTGACAGCGTCTTCCAGTGGAAAGACGGTAAGCATAAGCATTCTTTAATTCcttgtgtacctactttataatgTGCCATCAATTAGAAAAGTGGCCAACCGTGAACCAACCGACCAATCGTAATCATGTTTCTTTTTTCAGGTAAAACGTATTTCTTCAAAGGGAAAGGCTTTTGGAAGTTCAACGACCTTCAAATGCGCGTCGAAAATGAGAGGCAGTACCCTTCGTCTACATTCTGGATGGGATGCCCCACGGAGCGCGCCGGTCGCCGCGCCGGCTACAaggcgccgcccgcgcccggcTCAACTCTACGCTCACCTAGTGCTGCAACTACTATTACTGTAAACTTACTACCATTCTTATGCTCTACACTCTTAATATTAACAAGTTATATTAGGTACCTTACGTAAATTATTACTATGACTGGCATAATGGTGATCGCACACCTGTCAGAATCGATCGCGGCGAAGGAATCGAATGCATACGAAACCTCGCACACTTGCGCGCTCTGAATTTGTCGAATCGTCCGAATCTGGCAGAATTACAGATATGATATTCGATAAATTCGATTCTTTTGCCGTGGTCGATTTTGACAGGTTTTCGTTCaccatattaaattataattacctatGGTATGGGTGGGTCATAGCATAGGCTTAGAATATATACTGTCCGGCTATGTGCCAACATAATATGTAGAAAAGTATATATCCTAAGTATATGATTCATGAACTTAAATCTGGTTACCTAATTAGGAATTTTGTAACGTACTGATAAGAGTTAAGATTTGGGAACATTGTAACGGTCAAGTTATAGTTCAGCTTATAggaaggtacctatatatttaggTTTCTATACATAACGTATATTTTTGCATAACATAAAGGATACGAAAGTAAAGaacgataaaaaaaattaaagctacCTTAATTTAATTCTCCTGTAATATACCTAAAGCTTAAAGATACAATTTTAACTTAACTGAGAAACCTATGTACCAGAGACGTGTCAAAACGTCGGAATCAACAAGTACATATCGGAAACGTCTGATTTAAGACTAGAATTAGTAACTATTGCGCAAAATTGCACTGCCTGTTTAGTATTAAACAAATATCTAAGTACGTTAGTATAATATACGTCaagtaagaaaattaaataaaattacaagtaaTAGAAAgtatgtccaggatagagcgaagtggaagaagaagatacggaaagcggaccccgtcacaagacgggataaacgctaagaagaagaagaagaagaagaagaaagtatacctacctatcgaTATCGATTAAGTATAGTcgaactttattattatttaggcaataagtaattatatgaaatattatttctattatatGTACATTTTGATCTCAAAACGATCGAGTGCTTGGTTTGTTAATGTCATGTAAGGTATAAAACACCACCCACTTAGCTTCTGTACAGTTTGTATTGTACTTCGATGTTTAATTGTTAAAATGAAAATCACATACGGTAACTATGGTTACtcaataagtaataaatacttTGTGCCATAGGTACCCAATTCCATACTTATACTACATAACTGCCTTAGTTATTTGGTATTATAATAACATGCATTTGTAGATTAATGTTGTAAAAATTGTACTcgtttactttattattacttatgtatatcATCTATATAATAGTTGACTAACTTATTTATATCTCTTATGCTGGTTAAAAGAGGTACACATTTactgtaatttgtaaattatataaatgatttaaagttatagataactaaatataaaatagatgCCATATAAATCAATGCtaactatatacatataatggtTTGATatatacatgtattttttaacaaatggCCTTACGTGTAAGTACTGAGAAAAAGTTAGGAATGATGAATATGAAGCGTGTAATCTGATTGTGTTGCCAatgagaaaagaaaaagttaaacttGTTAGAATGAATATGGTGCTTATTATAGTTAGTCATTGTACAGAATAAATTCTCTTtggatatttttgtatgttgcTGTTGTGTCTTGAGTCAATATTTACCaaacaagtcaaataaatatCTTACAGTCTTCTTTAATTCCCAAACTATATTGGGTACTATCTAATATGAAACGATCAATAGATACACCTACATTATAACGAAACAATAAAGTGAATATATAAAACACATATATTTAATCCTGTGCAATCAGCAGTCCAGTTTTGatcaatattcattttattgtaaggaaaataataataatataagggTTGAAAGCCATGTGGTCGCTAGGGTGACTTGTATGTAACGCAATGTTATATCTCTCAAGCCACTCAACATTTTAGTGTAATAAGTATAGGCTACATTCGATTTTTATAGTTTCTTTGGtcacaaatacataatttaataataactgtgatatttacttttatataaaatgccACGAAATCTGGCgataaaaaggaataaaaaaagtcttgctaaaataatattactcaaTGAATAATTTTAGTTCAATGTAATACCTTTAAGTACTATTATATGTTTAATAAAGAAATTTCTATGGTAacttgtatattattttgtagtcaTTCATGACTGAACTCAGAGACTACAGAGTTACAATTCAGGACAGTCAACGAACATCTTCTACATGTCATGGTTAACACAAAGGAGAGCTACAAGCGAGTTTTTAACATAGCAAGAGAAAGTGGACTTATTGGGCATAAGTTTGTACCGAAAGATAGAAAATGTTAGTTACCCAAAGATAGTTGTGAAGTTGccagttataaaattagatcaCAGAAACACTTAAACCAACTTGCGGAGCAGcttacaaataacttaaaattcgTCTGTTAAAAAAGCGGCGAGATATTTTCGACATTtagtttactaaataaaaagaaagaacaAGAGAAGAGAGAGCAAGCCGCTCTACTGGCTACTGCCAGTATTAATAGGACATAGTAATGTATTAATACATTACTATGTCCTACCCGCCACTTGAACTTCACCATATCTACTTATAGGCAGAAAGACTGATCGCATGATTGGAACGAAAAAAAAGTTATTCATCTGATTATTCGTTAGTTTATAGTCGTTTAagatcaaacaaacaaaaaaaaattgctaccaTACCTAAAATTAGGACCTCAAACCACTTAATCATAATTAGCCACTATTCAAGTTTCAATATATTAGCCAAAATTTGTGAGGGTAGTTTCAATCCCCACCACCTCCTATAAAAGCGCTCAGTTGCATCCCCTCtcgaggtccgaccccacagggggtacccttagcgcagtcgcttagtttataaattgttttgcgcccctggctggaggccttaaattctaggcatccacaggaaaaagtccggttaagcagtacacagcctcctaggctgaactgcgagatgccataccaaaaaaacaaaaaaaaagcatcCCCTCTCATTTGCTGCTTGGTCGTCGAGTAGATAGGTGGTGGGCGACGATACTATAAGACTGTTCCTTTTGCTTATCTTGATTTCTCCCATTAATTGTGCTGATTTTGTGTTGTTTACGCTTTTGAATTATTCTctgttaaagtttttttttacaattatatttacattttagaaaataaaaaagggagGGAACAACTAAAACTCAGTTAGTTATAGTCAATTACCCGAATGAAATACCAAATCTTAGAGCCAAAACAACTAAATCATGGTAAGCCATAATTTCAACATTTAGTTTTTTAGATAGATTGTGCTCTGAGGTTAATACTTTTTTGCAATATCTGCCGCTTGTGGCTTCCATGGTTCAACAATTAGACATAGAGAAAGATGGTCCATGAAACAGATTTATGAAACTTAATTTAGAGATAAGAAATTACTACCACAAAAGGACTAGgacttcattcaaaatattaaaaaaaacttaattctatggctataatttattaaatcaacaatataacaatttccTTACCTAAAAACGTTAGATATAATGTCATTTCTTCTCTTCAGTTGATACTTCAGTTTTAAATCCTAATTTATCCCAATCTTCTCTCGCCATGAGGTTATTCTCCATTCTACAGCCTAAGTACTCTTTAGCTTCATCTCGGCACAAGGAATTATTGCcgttgttatttaataaacactTCATATATTTCCTCATACTGCTTTTACATACTCCATCGTGATCCAGAGGGAAGCTACCCTTATCTGGCGGTGTTggtataaattgtttttgtcCAAAAGTCATTGCAGtcgacatttttataaatattaaattacaagttttacaattttttttgcgGAGTTTTTGGTGCCTTTCTGCTTTATCTCTTCTACAATTTgactttatcaatattttctcaCTCAATAATTTTCTATAATCTTCACCGGGTGAACAGCTGATTATATTATCTCACTTGacagatttaattttttttttttatattggcaTTCGTTCAGAAACGTTATTACCTACCTCATCAGCAACTCCGGTGTGGACTCTGCAACATATATTTTGACCCGTTACAAGTCATGATCTACTTGAATTTTGTATCGTGAAAGGCTTAAGTCGTTTTGTTACGCGGTTGTGCAAAGAAGAAGAGgaaaatgtgtaggtatttttgttATAGAGTGGAAATGATTCCGCTCTTTCTTTGTGTTATGGGTGCATTCCAGTCAATTTGTAATTCCTTGTATTTTTCTTGGTGTCAAATCTATCAACGTCAAAGCtctgtcaaaaaataaaatgtgcatGTAGCACGTGCAAGAtcgtgtttatttacaaaaataaaagttaattttaataaaaaatgtcgCGACTTATAGTGAAGAATTTACCAAATAAGGTGCGTATACCTAAAACCTACTCGAAGTTTTACAGCGGTGACTTTTGATTCCGAAACAACAACCAATAACCGATTAATTCTCAGTGCATACAAAATTCTCAGTGCAAAGCGGATTTCATGTAAAAAGTTTCGTTATTCGATCTTTCTAATTACTTAGTAATGTtatacaagtaattattttCCAGGTAACAGTTGAAAAACTGAAAGATATCTTTGGAGAAAAAGGAGAAGTAACTGATGTGCAGTTAAAATACACTAAAGATGGCAAGTTCAGGAACTTCGGTTTCATTGGATACAGGACAGAGGAACAGGCATCACAGGCTAGGGAATATTTTGATGGTACGTGCATAAATTCTATGCAAATACAAGTCCAAGTATGTGCTAACCTAGGGGATGAAACAAAGCCAAAAGCTTGGAGTAAATATGCACCTGATAGTACAGCATATAAGAAACTCCATAAaaatgaagaagaagaaaagaaaaaaactgaaaagaaaGCAAAGAAAATTGAGAAGaacaagaataaaattaaagagcTTCTTAAAAAggcaagtacatatttttttgtaagtaattacagtagaatccggatataacgactttcaagggaccgacgatactatgtcgtactaaccggacgacgcacaaaacggacggattatttcttaagtacataacttaacttgtacatacatacataacttacgaatacatattattatcttcttatatataaaaatgaattgatgttcgttagtctcactaaaagtcgagaatggctggaccgatttggcttattttggttttaaaatgttcgtagaggtccagggaagatttaaacgatacgaagtttgttgggtcagctagtcttcttcttatatataaaaatgaattgctgttcgttagtctgactaaaactccggaatggctggaccgatttggcttattttggttttagaatgtttgtagaggtccagggaaggtttaaacgatacgaacgcggggcgggggtgcgagtgcgtaggtaaacaaaacattgcgcgtgtgtcgttttaaccggacgtattataataaatattggtcgctataagcagttggtcgcttaaaccggagtcgcactaaacggttatattgtcttagtacctatatacgaaacctaacttgagtaaagattatcgtcgctaaaaccgattagttgttataagcgaagtcgttatatatgaattctactgtatatgttttaatattaacttgATTGCATTTTAATGATAAACTTTCTGAATTTCAGCACAAGGATGACCCACTTTTTGCGGAGTTCATAGAAGCTCATGTGAATGACAATACAGCTTGGATCAAAGAAGCTCTGCAGTCTGCATCTAAAAGTGACGATGAGGATGAAGAAGAAAGTAAAGAAAATGCAGAGGTTGATGAACCTCCTCCACCTGTCCCCAATGATGATAAGACTAAGAATGAAGATGTAGATAGAAATAAGGAGAAACAAGAGAAAAAGGTTGCTAATAAACCTATTAGTGATTTAGAGGTTTGTACATTAAAATcattacatattataaacaaGCCCTCTTTCATAATTATCTCACAAGCTGTCAGTTAGCATTAAGTGTTTCACCAATGGAAAGAATGATTCACAAGTTTATTTAGATATGTGTATAGTATGTTTAACCCAAACACAGTGAGGTCATTATGAATCTATATGTCTAAACAATATCATTAATAAAGCCACTTATTGCTATTTaccagaaataattaatttaatctcATTACAATTATTTCAGTACATGAAAATGCTTATGAAGAAAGTGGGAGATCCACCAAGTGAAAAAACTACAGATGATACTACTGCAACAAATGAACAAGATCAGCAGccaaagaaaataagaaatagaCCTTTATTTCATGTTAAAGTGAGTAAGCagttaaaaggaaataaaattatagatatAGCCAGTAACCTGCGATTTCGGCGGTCTCTCCAGTCCTGAAGCCATAGCGCTTGATAACGCACTTCTTCCAGTCTGCTCCGATTTCCGGTACCTCGGTTCGCTTATTCAGGGCGATGGCGAAATAGATCGGACAGTTACGCACAGAATTAACGCAGGATGGATGAAATGGCGGCAGGTAACGGGAACAacttgtgaccctcgtattccccttaaacttaaggggaaaatttacaagagtatggtcagacctgctgtcttgtatggatcagagtgctggcccacaaaagcgacgaatgaaagacatttgcatgcggcagagatgagaatgttaagaggtatgtgtggggttacgcgaatggatagagtgaggaatgagtatataagaggaagtttgaaagtggcgccggtatcagaaaaactgcgtggaaaccggctgtcgtggtatgggcatgtgatgcggaggaatgagagtcatgttgtgaggaaggtgatgagtatgaacgtggacggatatagtggaagaggaagaccaaaaaaacgatggatggattgtgtgaaagtagatatggtaagaaagaatgttacttgtgagatgacggcagatagaggagtatggaagaagaaaacatgctgcgccgaccccaaatgaaattgggataagggcaggaggatgaggatgagcCAGTAACCACAGCATCGTAGCTATTAGCATTCCAACAGGAGATTCCTACTATCCTCTCCATATGATAAAACCAATGAATGAGCCTCTTTCACTAAACCAATACTGTTTGGtgaatatcagaataacataggctatctTTTTATCCACATGCGGGCGGGCATACATTCTCTTGGAATGTATGTGAAACCTTGTAGTATA harbors:
- the LOC110372776 gene encoding matrix metalloproteinase-2, whose translation is MRELLDAADTLIWLADTCELSAAVTTMLSDSPTHYKRDASAHHFHRSSKLALAVDPTSSNMHRTANVVAASSSPSDNSQTSCVVTNIDRMAHDNHSNDNLEQVYELTDLDRFRILNHGKLECQYESERQCSAKDRASQRYVLHNKEDVYGKESITRKRVEADECGGSRRAANLKFKCSRDAQKWMGAIGRTMGIRVHVRAIAVVVLFLAVLATSAAAPTRSRPTRSAHEKSARSYLETFGYLKKGRPEVGNLQLMGNEQEYEDDFRIAIKTLQEFGGIPVTGEIDTATKNLMKQKRCGRPDREDGEDEHRRKKRFAVQGEKWKYTNLTWSLSSTRRPSQLDPYGTRSVLARALDVWAQASRLTFTEVNSDEADIVVSFAKRYHDDAYPFDGRGAILAHAFFPGTGRGGDAHFDDDELWLLQPRDDDEEGTSLFAVAAHEFGHSLGLSHSSVKGALMFPWYQGIQPNFVLPEDDRNGIQQMYGPKKSTKWAKIPYYRPAEPPPTTTTTTTTTTTTTTTTRRPYINQHHNRHQDRYPNRPYTPYPRIPSKYPAYYPEKPNHYPYHPDRRHYNSSEEHPRRTNHHHNFRPTETTSHPTTYRPRYPYVQPEYPSNPRPNYPNDPRQDNPRKPYYPEKTTQRTTTTTPSDKPDKCDTSYDAVALIRGELFIFKNRYHWRIGANGHYPGYPMETTRMWPSLPRDLTHVDAVYERPDRKIAIFIGKELYLFNSQYLVPGYPKPLSTFGLPESLDKLDAAMVWGHNGNTYFYSGTMYWKYDEEKGRVDYDYPRNMAMWKGVGYNIDSVFQWKDGKTYFFKGKGFWKFNDLQMRVENERQYPSSTFWMGCPTERAGRRAGYKAPPAPGSTLRSPSAATTITVNLLPFLCSTLLILTSYIRYLT
- the LOC110372801 gene encoding cytochrome c oxidase assembly protein COX19 gives rise to the protein MSTAMTFGQKQFIPTPPDKGSFPLDHDGVCKSSMRKYMKCLLNNNGNNSLCRDEAKEYLGCRMENNLMAREDWDKLGFKTEVSTEEKK